Proteins from a genomic interval of Amycolatopsis sp. cg13:
- the greA gene encoding transcription elongation factor GreA → MVTVSDTKVTWLTQDAYDRLKHELDEMIENRPVIAARINDSREEGDLKENGGYHAAREEQGQAEARIRHLQELLRNAKVGEAPDDDGTAGPGKVLTVKYDGDDEEEKFLLATREEGAEGALDVYSPESPLGKALLGAKEGESREYELPNGKTMKVTLVKAVPYSES, encoded by the coding sequence ATGGTGACCGTGAGCGACACCAAGGTGACCTGGCTGACCCAGGATGCCTACGACAGGCTCAAGCACGAGCTCGACGAAATGATCGAGAATCGTCCGGTCATCGCCGCCCGCATCAACGACAGCCGCGAAGAGGGCGACCTCAAGGAGAACGGCGGCTATCACGCGGCCCGCGAAGAGCAGGGCCAGGCCGAAGCCCGGATCCGGCACCTGCAGGAACTCCTGCGCAACGCGAAGGTCGGCGAGGCTCCGGACGACGACGGCACGGCCGGCCCCGGCAAGGTGCTCACCGTCAAGTACGACGGGGACGACGAGGAGGAGAAGTTCCTGCTCGCCACCCGCGAGGAGGGCGCCGAGGGCGCGCTCGACGTGTACTCCCCCGAATCGCCGCTCGGCAAGGCGCTGCTCGGCGCCAAGGAGGGCGAGTCCCGCGAGTACGAGCTGCCGAACGGCAAGACCATGAAGGTCACCCTGGTCAAGGCGGTGCCCTACAGCGAGTCCTGA
- a CDS encoding MBL fold metallo-hydrolase, giving the protein MNTRPLCLTCGTQYAAPRADCPICEDERQYVPPGGQQWTDLAALRADADLKPRVEEQGPGLIGVGSDPRFAIGQRALLVRAESGNFLWDCSAYLDDELIGKITELGGITGIAISHPHYYTTMVEWAHAFDVPVYLHENDQQWIGRPDPSIQLWTGTTLDVSPDLQLINLGVHFPGGTVMHWPAGEEGRGALLTGDIVQVIPDRTHVAFMYSYPNLIPERPSVVRHAAELLEPYAFDALYGAWWDAVVRTDAHNVVQRSAKRYLTYVS; this is encoded by the coding sequence ATGAACACCCGACCGCTCTGCCTGACCTGCGGGACGCAATACGCCGCCCCGCGCGCGGACTGCCCGATCTGCGAGGACGAGCGCCAATACGTCCCGCCGGGCGGGCAGCAGTGGACTGATCTGGCGGCGCTCCGCGCGGACGCCGACCTCAAACCGCGCGTCGAGGAGCAGGGGCCGGGTCTCATCGGCGTCGGCTCGGATCCCCGGTTCGCGATCGGCCAGCGCGCGCTGCTGGTCCGCGCGGAGAGCGGCAACTTCCTCTGGGACTGTTCCGCTTACCTCGACGACGAGCTGATCGGCAAGATCACCGAACTCGGCGGAATCACCGGCATCGCGATCAGCCATCCGCACTACTACACGACGATGGTCGAATGGGCGCACGCCTTCGACGTCCCGGTCTACCTGCACGAGAACGACCAGCAGTGGATCGGCCGTCCGGACCCGTCGATCCAGCTGTGGACCGGCACGACGCTCGACGTCTCGCCGGATCTCCAGCTGATCAACCTCGGCGTGCACTTCCCCGGCGGCACCGTCATGCACTGGCCGGCCGGCGAGGAAGGCCGCGGCGCGCTGCTGACCGGCGACATCGTGCAGGTCATCCCGGACCGTACGCACGTCGCTTTCATGTACAGCTACCCGAACCTCATCCCGGAGCGGCCGAGCGTCGTACGGCACGCCGCGGAACTGTTGGAGCCGTACGCATTCGACGCGCTCTACGGTGCGTGGTGGGACGCCGTTGTGCGTACGGACGCTCATAACGTCGTACAGCGCTCCGCGAAGCGCTATCTCACGTACGTGTCCTAG
- a CDS encoding DUF4307 domain-containing protein, protein MTAEGDAVPARPADRYGTAGKGKPSKRWRRWLFVAVALVVSGAIGWIYYLNLGSTPIEAERIGFKELPNDAMEVTINVTRDDDSKPGVCVVRVRDKSGAESGRREVLVPAGAGHSRVNTVVKSIGAPVTSDVFGCSYSIPRYLSTP, encoded by the coding sequence GTGACCGCCGAGGGCGACGCCGTGCCGGCGCGGCCCGCGGACCGGTACGGCACCGCGGGCAAGGGCAAGCCGTCGAAGCGCTGGCGGAGGTGGCTTTTCGTGGCCGTCGCGCTGGTCGTGAGCGGCGCGATCGGCTGGATCTACTACCTCAATCTCGGCAGCACCCCGATCGAGGCGGAGCGCATCGGCTTCAAAGAGCTGCCGAACGACGCGATGGAAGTCACCATCAACGTCACGCGGGACGACGACAGCAAGCCCGGCGTGTGCGTCGTCCGGGTGCGCGACAAATCCGGCGCGGAAAGCGGCCGCCGGGAGGTGCTGGTCCCCGCCGGGGCCGGCCACAGCAGGGTGAACACAGTGGTGAAGAGCATCGGAGCCCCGGTGACCTCAGACGTGTTCGGCTGCTCGTATTCCATACCACGCTATCTGTCAACCCCGTAG